A window of Onychomys torridus chromosome 15, mOncTor1.1, whole genome shotgun sequence genomic DNA:
tttaaaaaaaaaataggcaccACTAAAAAAGAATACCACTTCCTGTTGTGCTACAAGTTAAGAACTACAAATAACTTGTGTCTTTGCCTTTGTAGCTAATTCTTGGGTTAGGAAGTATGTACTAACAATCTTCTATCTTAATTCATTGATGAGCCATGTTACTACAGTCATAAAAACACACGAAGTATCTCCAACCAAACTGGTAATTAAAAAGATCAAAagggggctggagcgatggctcagtggttaagagactgctcttccagaggtcctgagttcaattcccagcaaccacaggtggctcacaaccatttgtaatgagatctggtgccctcttctggcctgtagggacacgtgcaggcagaatactgtgtacataataaataaatcttaaaaaaaaaaaaaaaaagatcagtgggatggctcagtagttaagaatgctggctgttcttccaggggacccaggtttgattcccagtacccatgcggcagctcacagccatctctaactccagttccaagaatcttctggcttctggaagtaccaggcatgcacttggtgcacatacatacaagcaaagcaCCCGCACgcataaaacaataacaaaataattaaaaagaaaaaagagtcacgaacacataattttaaagtttactttaaaatgtaaatatctccCAGTATTTAATAGGTAAAGAAAATAGCATATTGATTTTGTggttgttatatttttattttccaagtaacactgattaaaaatatttacacgCCTACTTTTAAATCCACAGTTTAGCTCTCTTATTTGTGTGGCTTTAAAAGTTATAGCACAAAATCTTTACATTAAGGATTGGGGGAAAAGATTCCATTCAAAACAAAGCCTGACATATTATATCCATACTTTTCCTCTgtactttattttaaatacattaattttaaaatgatgctgatctggtttttttttatCTGGTAATAAAATATTAGTGCAACTTCTCATCAAAGTAAAGTTTACCACAGATGTAAATGAATTTTTCCAATTGAAAATGGCCCTTCAGCtgtcattaaatgaaaaatttttcaatgtaacttaaaggaaaaagaattggTAGTTGTCCTTAAGCAAAAACACCAAGTACCAGAGCAGTTTACACTGCTCCTTAAAACACAACTTTTAAAGAACCAGAGATGTTTTACCGAAGTTTTGCTGGTTTTGAAAAGGCacaagggtgttttttttttgtttttgttttgttttgttttgtttttttacattctAGAAATTCTGCCACTACCAATTGTTTTGAAGACAGCGTTTGCAACCACTGGACAGACAAGAAGGTTGTTCAAAATAAAGCCAGCCAGACCCCAATGTTAACTGCACAGTAACAATGCACGTCCCTCATGCAGCCTTGTGTTGCCTACATACGCGATTTCCTAACATGCATTAGAATACAAAGAGACGTATTCTAATGGTTTATGTAAGGTTTTATAATATGCAAAGAATTCAAGGAAGGACATGACCTGGGGGAGAGAATACAGAGACCCTTACCACAATGAAAATAGATGCATTCGTACCCAACTATATAATAAGAATATAATTCATTTAAGTTACCAGAAATATACTTCTCAAAGCTCTCACTCATTATGAGAAATATCCCCACTCTGTGGCATTAAGTGGAAGGAAGGACATCAGTCTGTTTCCACAGAAACAGTTCAGCACAACAGGAAATAGTATAACTTTGGTCCACTTATCTGATAGCTTAAGGTCACACTGCCCATCAGTTTACCCCACATgtaaatttaaaactataattgTTTTCTCATTCTAACACTGGCACAGATGTCCTGTcatcctctgcttctccagcttgGGAACACTCTCCTGGTGTGGTCTCCAACCCCTCAGCATCTTCGTGATCTTCCATGGCAGCCTCAGCAGCATCTGCATGGCTAGGCTCGCTCTCCTCTTGGCTCATGATTTCGGGGGTCATGTGATCCAAGTCAGCTTCTAGAAGCTCAGTTTGTACTTCAACCGGCATCTGGTTTACCCGTTCGACGTGCAGCTCCTCCACGTGCACTTCCGTGCCTTCTTCAGTCTGAATCCGACCCACTTCCAGGTAACTCACTTGGACCTGCTCTGGAAGCTCATTCATGTGTGAATCGTGCACTTGGCCGTCCTGGAGCAGATCTGGATGGACCTGTTCCACAGTCACTTGTGCTGAATCCACCTGGACCTGAAGCAGTGGTAATACATGCACCTTCCCAACTTGTTCTATAATAGTCATTGACGTCACTGGTTCAGTCTGTACATGGGTTTCCACTGAAAGAACCTCTTCAGTCACTATACGTTCTGAAATATTATGGGCATCACTAAGATGCCTCCTTAATTCATTTCCCTGCATAAACCACAAGTCACACAGAGTACAATGGTTGGGTTTATCTCCAGTGTGTATTACCAAGTGATCTTTGAACTGGTCCCAGCTGTTAAACACACTGTTACAGACCTGAAATCACCAAAGAGTAGAGTATGTTAATACTTACAATCAAACTGAAGTAAATGTGAACACATTATCCTCCATAAAATATACTAAGGCGTTGAAGTTAGCTAAGTGAAGAACCTGCCAAGCCCAAACAAGGCACTACCCCGGCTCTAATCCTGAGCATTAACAAACAATGACCAAAAGGGAAAAAACCACAAAGACTATACTGCATGGGCTGAATGCACAGCTTAGTAGTAAGAGTATTTGCTTAACATACGGGATGCCCTGGGTTTAATCAATGCGCagtactgaaaaacaaacaaaacctccacAATACACCACCACCCATCCTGGTAAATTGAGCATTACAACAACATTTTGAATATAGTTTCCAGTGTTACTTCACACACTTGGTTTCGTTTGTTCTCTCAGCCCATACATTCTGGAAACATTTCAGCATTTGCCCCCattaaatatcaaatataaaGTAACCATAACATCGTTTCCCCTACAGTTTCAAGATTTAGACCCACTACATTatttgggacaaaaaaaaaatactaatcaTGGAAGACACAGTTATATCTTGTctgctttctctgtccctcttccagaTGCTAATGATTGTTCCTATGGTTAAGAATGACTaactgggccgggcggtggtggcgcatgcctataatcccagcactcaggaggcagaggcaggtggatctctgtgagttcgaggccagcctgggctacagagctagtccgggacatgctccaaagctacagagagaaaccctgtgtcggggggggggggggggggggggggagaccgaCTAACTGTGGGTGTGGGCAGGTGGCAGGTGAGACAGCTCAatggtaaaggtgtttgccaccaagtctgggCATCTGAGGTTCATCTCTGGGGCCCACAGGGAGCAAAGAGGATaaactcctgcaaattgtccccGACCTTCACgccaataagtaaatgaatagaaacacCCAAACCAATTATTCCaaaaaaccagatgtggtggcacagagAAGATcgtaattcaaggtcatcctcacttcacagtgagtttgaggccagcctgggctatgacaGACTGTTTTTAAACTTGGACATCCATAAACACTACTGTAGTTTCAGAATGCTATTTTGGACAATTATTACTAACACTGATCATCTAGggttgaataaaaacaaacaacaaaaatattctaataccctgccaggcggtgatggcgcacgcctttaatcccagcacttgggaggcagtggcaggtggatctcagggactttgaggccagcctggtctacagagtgagttccagggcagctagagccgtcagagaaaccctgtctcaaaaaaaggaaaacatgccCCCACCTCTAATAACCCATACAAAGTAAATGGCTTTTTCTTTATTCCCAAGTCTTTCCGAGGTTCTATGTGCTCATGATACTCCGAGTTGCATGGTGGTTCACCACTGCAAAGTTGTATCAAAAGTGCATTTACTGCACCTAACCTACCAGACACTATAGTAGCACACAAACAGGCATGTCAACCCTTAGACACTGCACTGTCACCTACAAAGTTCACATTCAGGAGCTGTACacgttaaaaaaacaaaacaaaaacccctcagtGTTGAAGaattttacaattttgtttttgtcCACATTCACAGCTGTTCTGAAGCCACTTATTGGAGTCAGCCATCAGAGTATCAGTTTTTTTACTACTGTAACTGCACGTTAACTGGAAGCCGAGGTGTGCTGCTGCCCAGTGTCATGAGAGAATGTTCTTCTGGGCATATCACTGATTCAGGAAAAGGTCAGATCTCAAAATTCCAAGAGTGGTTTCTGTTGAGCACACAGTGCTTTCTGCACTGCTGTCAAGTCAAGGACTTCAAGTCAGCCTTGTGAGTCAAGGACTATTTACTCTGCACTTTGTGAGAACAAAACACACCGCACAGACCTGGCACTCGTAcagcttcttcctccccttcttcgcCCCTACTCCGGTTTGGCAGGCAGTGAGGTGGCATTTGAGAGTGCTGTTCCTAGCAAACCGCTCATGACAGTTTGAACATTCAAAAGGCTTTTCACctattgtaagaaaaaaaaaatacattgataCATTGAGAATATCAGCAAACCCAAGTAAAGAGTTCATCATTttggttattaattttttttttcttttttcttttgcagtgctggggactgaatcacAGGTTTCATGCATGCCAGGAAAATGACCTACCACCGAGGCACACCTggtcatcatcatcttctttgaaacaggctctctctattatgtagctccggctgtcctgaaacttgctctgtagaccatgctgacctccaattcggagatccacctgcctctgctcccaagtgctgggattaaaggtgtgtaggtatgtatatTCCTATACCCAGTTCATCttcatgagtgtgagtgtgtgagtgtgtgtgtgtgtgtgtgtgtgtgtgtgtgtgtgtagggtgaaGGGCAAGATTTGCCGTGCATACCAGCTGCCTTCACTCTTATGGTTGTTCTTCTGagtgtgcctctgcctctccagtgctgagattgtaggcatgAGCCACCGTACATGggtttccttttccctctcctttttctctttctttctttctttctttttttttttttcacttaccaTGTACCAGATCACACTTTAGGTGATGacaataaaaaaaactaaaataaaataaagacatgatgggcagtggtggcgcacgactttaatcccagcacttgggaggcagaggcaggtggatctctgagttcgaggccaacctagtctccaaagtgagttctaggaaaggcacaaagctacagagaaaccctgtcttgaaaaaccataaataaacaaacaaacaaacaaacaaataaaataaagacatgaatgCACAGATCCATAGTCTCAGTACTTAGGAGAGGCTGAGGCACAAGGTTCTGAGTTTGAGACAAATTCAGGCAAATTCGGGCAACAGGCACTGAAGCATGGTGGTGactgcctttaatcctggtaccaGGGAGGCTGAGATGGTATGTTCTGGGCCAAtaaggactacatagtgagactgtctctaacaaaactaaaaacaaacaaaataataagcaGCTGTTTTGAACATTTTCATGAGAATAAATTCAAAGCACTACAGACTTACTAGAAAAGAGGGTGCTGAGGGACAATGCTGCAGCAGGGCAAAGCAGGCCAATTCTGCTGCAGGGTGAATAAAGCGGGGCAATGCTTCCTGGAGCAGAAGGAGCCAAGGAAAGCACTTTCAGAGCACACAAGCACTGAACCACAGAGTAGGTGAGTAAGGAGGGAGTAGCTAACTAGGCTTCCAGAGTCTCAGGCTCAGCATGCCACCTAGTATCAGGAACCAAGAGTGTAGGAGTTCAGACGAAGTTTGCAGTGGGGATGCAGGAAGACCATGAATTTAGTTTGTTTGCAAAgtagcacaaagccctgggtatAATCCTTAGCaccataaactgggtgtggtgaagcacacctgtaatctcagtacttgggaggtggaggcagttaTATCTGAAGTACAAGTTCATCATGGAcaatatatttattgaattcaaggccacatgaaactgtctaaaaaacaaatgagaggctagagatggctcagcagctgctcttccagaggatccaagcttgattcccagcacatacataacagctcacaaacatttattgactccagttccatgagatctgatgccttctagTCTGTGTGCACAGacttatatgcaggcaaaacttccatacatatttaaaagagCGAGGTTAAGAAATCAAATTTTATCAAACAAGATCTAACTGATTGATAAGTTTCGAGCACTCCACCTAAACAGGCAATACTCTTCAAATGACCACCATGGTCCACATGTCAAGAAAGGTGACTAACGAGGTCATTAAAAACTAACAGAATCAAATTAGAAACCAGTATCACTTGGATACTCTAAATAAACCaaaggcattaaaaacaaaacacaaagggtGGTGGGGGAGGCAATGCATTTATCAAAACTTGTGGGAAGTCTAAAGGAGCCCCAAGAGAGAAGCTTACAGTAGGAAAATGCAAACATCAGAAAATAAGGAAAGTTTTTAATCAAGCATCTAAGTTCCTATCCTGGCCCCAGGTcccagagacaaaacaaaacccaacaagcAGATGTAAAGGACTCCAGGAGCAGAAATCAATGTACAAAACAACAGTGAAGACCAGGGGAACCAAGAGCTGTTTCTCTGAAAAGATCAGTCACTGACAAACCCTTGTAAAACAAAGACAACACAGTTTACAAATGTCAGGAATGGAACACGGTGTCACTACAGATCCaagatatcaaaagataaaaAAGGGAATATCACAAACTCTGTAGATACTTTACAACTTAGAAGAAAtgaaccatggaggaacactgctcaatTTCCCTGTAAGTTTAACCTAATTCCTAACAAAAATGTTGATAAGGTTTTATATAGGCAGAAACACTTATTCTAAAATGCTCTAAAACTGTCATAACAAGTGTGAAAATAAAGTTTAATAGccacaataaaaaagagaaagaaatcgaATTTTAAAAGGCACTCAAAAAGAGGGGGCTGCATAGACAATTCTGAAGCCAAACACAGAATGGACTGATATATAGACAAGGGGTCATTTTCAGTGGCAATGAAATCATTTCCAAGATGGATCAAAATTCTCAGCGTGTTGTGTAATTACACGATCCTGAGTAGGCTCTACGGAAACCGCAAGTTGAGACAGTAGGCCGATGAGCTAACAGTGGAGACGAACTTCCAATGATATCAAGGGAACTTAGAGTAGCGGCGGGACAGTGAGACCAGAGGCCAGGCTGAGCCAGACTGGAGGGGGTTAATGAGAAGCACCACAGTAAGAACAGTTCAGAGTTATTTCAAGAAAGCCTACAAGTAGGCTTGAGGatgaggctcagtggtagagtgcttgtttagcatgtacaaggccctgggttcaatgtccagaaacatacatacacatacccactctttaaaggggggggaggggtcacggggagagaaagaaggactgGAAGAGATTTCTAATCAACAAGAAACCACCACCTGTTGACATTCTGTGGGAGAAGacaggggaagaggaaagaagggttGGGGAATAAAGATGGACAGGGTTCACACTGTAAGACTCAGCACtggtctttaaagaaaaagcaagaccctccctccccctcttcacTTTTGAGTTGGCACAGCTCTTTTTACCCAAGGCTGTAAAAAGAGCTGTGCCAACTCAAaagtgaagaggaggagggtctTGATTGAATACCCAGCAGGAATCTGGAGAAGCAGCTAGAAAAGGACATCAGACAAGACACTGCCTCACTTAAGGTCTGAGACACATTTTCTCCAGCACTTCTCGCTTAACAAGGATAAACAGCTGCAAAGACTCCACACGGAGGCTGTTTGTAAATCCAAGGAGAATCCTTATGTGCAAGAAAAGGTATGACATGGTTCACGGTAGGACCGAAGTCAGAAACATAAGCTGGCAGGGAAGGAGAGCTGAAAGGTTGGAGGGGGAGGGTCAAGAATTGTCGAGAGGTCAGGGATTCAAGGCAGCTCGGTGTTTGCAGAGAATAGAACTAAGACATACATCAGAGGCTTCACTACCCCAGCAATGAAGACCTTCTGGATATGACCAAATTACTCAAGCTGACTGACACAAGTTACCAAGTCACATGTTCTTCTTCCAACAAAACACAGCTTTTGTAGTTTACACATGATGAAAATATTAGGTAACACCTAACTGTCTAGGAATTAGTGTTAATACAGGAACTCTTTAGTAGTGTATAATTTTTCACTACTCATGCAATCTATAAGCATACACTGCAATGGCCTTTCAGAAAAGACAAAGTGAGAGGctcaggaagatggctcaggaagAGTTTGGAGCCCCGGCACCGACCTAAGGACCCAGCTCTACCTCTAGCCCTGGAGGTGATTTGGTAGAAGGGTGGACACACCCTGGAGCAGCCAGCCAGTGGGTGAGCTTCAGggtcagtgagactctgtctcaaaattaagtTGGATAAAGACACCTGAAgttgatctctggcttccacagcacatatacacagaagTGCACTTATTCACATGTATGTGGCATCCATAAACCCATGCAGACATATAcatatgctacacacacacacacacacacacacacacacacacacagtgtacacatgtttgcagagagggaaagagggagggatgaagggaggggagggaggaaaaaaaagggcAATCTGATGTTTGCCAAGACTTCTTTAGCCTGGCAATTctgttcttaaaaattaaattacatatgccagcaagacagctcagcgctcagcacttgctgctaagactgctcaacctgagttcaatccctggaacccacacagtagaaggaaactCCCGAAGGTTGTTCTTTGATCGCCATACTCATGTGGTGGCGAGTGCATACATACAATACATGCAATAAAAAGCCTTTAAAAGTACATCAcaccaagtggtggtggcacacacctttaattccagcacttgggaggcacagcaaggcagatctctgtgagttcgaggccagcctgggctaccaagtgagtcccaggaaagaaaggcacaaagctacacagagaaatcctgtcttgaaaaaccaaaaataaaaaaataaaaagtacatcACATGAGCATGTGTATAAAGACAAATGTACAAGGATGTCTGCAATGTCACATTTGGTAAACACTAGCAAAAACCTTGTGTTTACTCAGAGCTACAGTGACAAGTACTAAAATAGCATGTAGTTACAGTCAAACAAACCAACCACCTAAATCCTTCTAAGTGTTTCAtttgcaatcccagaacttgggaggctgaggcaaaaggatcagctGGGCTACTTAATGAGaacttgcttaaaaaaaaaaggggggggggagtgtgagTCTAAATGAAAGGTATGAACTGCTGCTTGCTCTTTTTTCCCAGAAGTGTGTGCTTACAGTCACTTGATAATGCAAGGAATATGCTTGAAGGTCAGAGGCAAACACTCTCCACCACTGACCTACTGACCCTGCCCTGCCCCTAATGGTAGTGCTAGGTGCTTTGTATGTGTGACCAAGCAATGCTCTCCAGCTAAGTTATCCCTTTGAGCCAGTAGCTACTTTTTAAGAGATCTACCCTAAGTAGGAATGAATCACTTTCCACTGAATGCCACCCGAGCTGTTTCTATTAAATAATTAGTTTAATAAGCCTGGTGAAATCTATAAATAGCCAGATgaccttttttttgggggggggggagagtaaCTCACatacatccacctgcctctacctcccgagtgctgggactaacacTGTATGGCTTTTTTTAAAGCCATGGagacttgccgggcggtggtggcgcacgcctgtaatcccagcactcgggaggcagaggcaggtggatctctgtgagtttgaggccagcccggtctacagagctagtccaggacagctccaaagc
This region includes:
- the Znf131 gene encoding zinc finger protein 131 isoform X3 — protein: MRLSDWKTSAFHRNKENSAPLEENTTGKNEAKKRKIAETSNVITESLPSAESEPVEIEVEIAEGTIEVEDDSVETLEEAASAKQSIKYIQSTGSSDESALALLADITSKYRQGESKGQISEDDCASDPISKQVEGIEIVELQLSHVKDLFHCEKCNRSFKLFYHFKEHMKSHSTESFKCEICNKRYLRESAWKQHLSCYHLEEGGVSKKQRTGKKIHICQYCDKQFDHFGHFKEHLRKHTGEKPFECSNCHERFARNSTLKCHLTACQTGVGAKKGRKKLYECQVCNSVFNSWDQFKDHLVIHTGDKPNHCTLCDLWFMQGNELRRHLSDAHNISERIVTEEVLSVETHVQTEPVTSMTIIEQVGKVHVLPLLQVQVDSAQVTVEQVHPDLLQDGQVHDSHMNELPEQVQVSYLEVGRIQTEEGTEVHVEELHVERVNQMPVEVQTELLEADLDHMTPEIMSQEESEPSHADAAEAAMEDHEDAEGLETTPGECSQAGEAEDDRTSVPVLE